The following proteins are encoded in a genomic region of Oceanisphaera profunda:
- a CDS encoding Na+/H+ antiporter subunit E, producing the protein MKAFGWNMLLALFWVVLSGSYSITNLVAGMVLSYLVLAYVARDKPEFANYFGKAVNIIGFILFFIWDLTKANARVAYDVLTPTHLMRPGVIAIPLDLKDDAGISLFANLITVTPGSLALDISSDRKVLYVHLMYLDDESSQLAELKSLEARVINLLR; encoded by the coding sequence ATGAAGGCCTTTGGCTGGAATATGTTATTGGCCCTGTTTTGGGTCGTGTTATCGGGCAGTTACAGCATAACTAACTTGGTGGCCGGCATGGTGCTCAGTTATTTGGTGTTGGCCTATGTGGCGCGAGATAAGCCAGAGTTTGCTAACTACTTTGGCAAGGCGGTCAATATCATCGGCTTTATCTTGTTTTTCATTTGGGATTTAACCAAGGCCAATGCCCGCGTGGCCTACGACGTACTCACGCCTACGCACTTGATGCGCCCAGGCGTAATTGCTATTCCCCTAGACTTAAAAGATGACGCTGGCATTAGCTTATTTGCCAATCTGATCACGGTGACGCCGGGCTCCTTGGCGTTGGATATATCCAGTGATCGCAAGGTGTTATATGTACATTTGATGTATCTGGATGATGAGTCGAGTCAATTGGCGGAGCTGAAGTCACTGGAAGCCAGAGTCATAAATTTGTTGAGGTAA
- a CDS encoding monovalent cation/H+ antiporter complex subunit F — MLEISITISFIFLSIGLVMATIRLLRGPTLPDRVVALEVIASMTVGFIVLYSISYGVPALIDVALVLALTSFLTAVAFARYLERGAQLNDD; from the coding sequence ATGCTCGAGATATCGATTACCATCTCTTTTATTTTTTTAAGCATCGGCCTAGTGATGGCCACTATCCGCCTGTTACGCGGGCCCACGCTACCAGACCGAGTGGTAGCGCTAGAAGTGATCGCCTCCATGACGGTGGGCTTTATTGTGCTATATAGCATCAGCTATGGCGTGCCCGCGTTGATTGATGTGGCATTGGTACTAGCGTTAACGTCGTTTTTAACGGCGGTGGCCTTTGCCCGTTATCTGGAACGAGGAGCGCAACTCAATGATGATTGA
- the mnhG gene encoding monovalent cation/H(+) antiporter subunit G, protein MMIEIATSVLLLLGAFLMLLSGIGIIRMPDLLTRMHATSKAGALGIGLMACGYMVFYSADTSLVVRALAMVVFVLVTAPIAAHVLARAGYFVGIELWEGTIKDVIKERYDLKTRRLGSAPKRRDDEDTY, encoded by the coding sequence ATGATGATTGAAATCGCTACCAGCGTACTGCTGCTACTGGGGGCGTTTTTAATGCTGCTCTCAGGGATTGGTATTATTCGTATGCCGGATTTATTAACCCGTATGCACGCCACCAGTAAAGCGGGCGCTTTAGGCATAGGTCTTATGGCGTGCGGTTATATGGTGTTTTACAGCGCCGACACCAGCTTAGTGGTGCGCGCCCTGGCCATGGTGGTGTTCGTACTGGTGACCGCCCCTATCGCCGCTCACGTCTTGGCGCGTGCCGGCTATTTTGTGGGTATCGAGCTGTGGGAGGGCACTATTAAAGATGTCATCAAAGAGCGCTACGACTTAAAAACCCGCCGCTTAGGCAGTGCGCCTAAACGAAGAGATGATGAAGATACTTATTAA
- a CDS encoding response regulator, whose amino-acid sequence MPHPALSRILYVEDDADIREIAQLALEMVGGFEMLLCASGEQALAQAAAFAPQLILLDVMMPGMDGPTTLVALRQQPELAHIPIAFMTAKIQPQEIAAYKAMGAVDVIAKPFDPMLLPQQVTDIWLSSKA is encoded by the coding sequence ATGCCTCATCCTGCCCTAAGCCGGATTTTGTACGTAGAAGACGATGCGGATATACGCGAAATCGCTCAATTGGCACTGGAAATGGTCGGTGGGTTTGAGATGTTATTGTGCGCCAGTGGCGAGCAAGCACTAGCGCAAGCCGCCGCCTTTGCCCCGCAGCTAATCTTGCTGGATGTAATGATGCCAGGCATGGACGGCCCCACCACGCTAGTCGCGCTGCGCCAGCAACCGGAGCTGGCTCATATTCCCATCGCTTTTATGACCGCAAAAATCCAACCCCAAGAAATTGCCGCCTACAAAGCCATGGGCGCCGTGGATGTGATCGCCAAACCTTTTGATCCCATGCTTTTACCCCAGCAAGTAACTGACATTTGGTTAAGCAGTAAAGCATGA
- a CDS encoding HDOD domain-containing protein — MDILLLDNDPLVAELIEQVLTNLAPHAHVQHCSTLATAKAAWQPSMQLVICEYQLADGPGLDLVKLVRNQAPELPVVMISAHSDREAVIAAARCGVSEFIAKPLNLPMLQQRLEPLLARLIQQQSQTELTVCLSTWLSQTLTGKLTLPTELALEAVLPLLESSAELSAQDLARAWKNEIPLTARLLNLANGTSLKRSGQPISRVDEAISILGVDMALATAMALALDIRGSLQDARLLKQAQLYHSTAEQVASLARAMAMSVGLSSASCYTAGLLSRVGELAVLRALQDFIAQGATLNDEQLPLAMSEWSPKYGNQLKVQWGLPLPTRELIGAIHQAPTHTTQRPLLIMHLAALRVASHLDTPEALRMLRQAGLDVEKWWPKAAEGASHTQPSQEAFSLSSAANRN, encoded by the coding sequence ATGGATATTTTGCTGTTAGATAATGACCCTTTAGTGGCCGAGCTGATTGAGCAGGTATTAACCAATTTAGCGCCCCATGCTCATGTACAACACTGCAGCACTCTGGCGACGGCCAAAGCCGCTTGGCAGCCTAGCATGCAACTGGTGATTTGCGAGTACCAGCTCGCGGATGGCCCAGGCCTAGACTTGGTGAAGTTAGTGCGCAACCAAGCGCCTGAGTTGCCGGTGGTCATGATCAGCGCCCATTCCGACCGCGAAGCCGTGATCGCGGCTGCACGCTGTGGGGTAAGCGAATTTATTGCCAAGCCGCTAAACCTGCCCATGCTGCAGCAGCGACTAGAGCCGCTATTAGCCCGCCTTATTCAGCAACAAAGCCAAACTGAGCTCACTGTTTGTTTAAGTACTTGGTTAAGCCAAACCTTAACCGGCAAGCTTACTTTACCCACTGAGTTAGCGCTGGAAGCGGTCTTACCCTTGCTGGAGAGCAGTGCTGAATTATCAGCACAGGATTTGGCGCGCGCATGGAAAAATGAGATACCGCTTACCGCTCGCCTGCTGAATTTAGCCAATGGCACCTCATTAAAGCGCAGTGGCCAACCCATAAGCCGCGTCGATGAGGCTATCAGTATCCTAGGGGTCGATATGGCATTGGCCACGGCCATGGCACTGGCGCTGGATATTCGCGGCTCGCTGCAAGACGCGAGATTACTAAAGCAAGCACAGCTTTATCACTCCACCGCCGAGCAAGTGGCCAGTCTCGCGCGCGCCATGGCAATGAGTGTGGGTTTAAGCAGCGCCAGTTGTTATACGGCTGGCCTCTTGAGTCGCGTCGGCGAATTAGCAGTGCTGCGCGCCCTACAAGATTTTATTGCGCAAGGCGCCACACTCAATGATGAACAGCTACCGTTAGCGATGTCCGAGTGGAGCCCTAAATACGGCAACCAACTTAAGGTACAGTGGGGCTTGCCCTTACCCACTCGCGAGCTAATCGGTGCCATTCATCAGGCGCCCACTCATACCACACAACGCCCTTTGTTGATCATGCACTTAGCCGCCTTAAGAGTGGCCTCCCACCTAGACACCCCAGAAGCACTGCGCATGTTGCGCCAAGCGGGCTTAGATGTAGAAAAATGGTGGCCCAAAGCGGCAGAGGGAGCGAGCCACACTCAACCCAGCCAAGAGGCGTTTTCCTTATCCTCTGCTGCTAACAGGAATTAA